In bacterium, the genomic stretch TAGACCTGGCGCTTTGGCAGTTTGAACTCGATCATCACACGCCGCACGGCATCGCGCTCAGACTCGCCTGACTCCATCAATTGCGTAAGCCGACTCTCAATGCTGACATGTGGTTCTTCCTCTGCCTCCACAGCATGGGCTCCTCCGAGTATAATCACGAACTCACCGCGCGGTTTATGCTCGGTAAAGTGCTCGATCGCCCCGCTCACTGTCCCGCGATAGGTCTCTTCAAACATCTTGGTGGCCTCGCGGACTATGACGACCTGCCTGTCATCGAGTTCATCGCGGATCGATTCAAGTGTCTTCATGAGCCTTAAAGGTGACTCATAGAGGCATATTGTCCGCATTTCGTGCTTCAGTGCCTGAAAAAACGCCTTGCGCTCGCCTGACTTGCGAGGTGGAAAGCCGTCGAACGCGAAGTGGGCCGTCGGCAGGCCGGATATAACCAGCGCGGTTATCACTGCAGTGGGGCCGGGAATAGATTCCACACTCACACCCTCGCCGATGCATAGCGCGATAAGCTCGTGACCGGGATCGGATATGCCTGGAGTCCCTGCATCGGAGACCAGCGCGACATTCTTGTCGCCAAGAAGCATTTCAAGTATCCGCTCCGACTTTTCGGCCTTGCTGTGCTGGTGATATGAGATCAGAGGGGTATGGATATCAAAATGACTCAGCAGTCGTTTTGTGACCCTGGTGTCTTCAGCAGCAATGACATCCACTTCTTTGAGCGTGCGCAGCGCCCTGAAGGAGATATCTTCGAGATTGCCTATTGGTGTGGCGACTATGTAGAGTT encodes the following:
- the rsmI gene encoding 16S rRNA (cytidine(1402)-2'-O)-methyltransferase, with protein sequence MPGKLYIVATPIGNLEDISFRALRTLKEVDVIAAEDTRVTKRLLSHFDIHTPLISYHQHSKAEKSERILEMLLGDKNVALVSDAGTPGISDPGHELIALCIGEGVSVESIPGPTAVITALVISGLPTAHFAFDGFPPRKSGERKAFFQALKHEMRTICLYESPLRLMKTLESIRDELDDRQVVIVREATKMFEETYRGTVSGAIEHFTEHKPRGEFVIILGGAHAVEAEEEPHVSIESRLTQLMESGESERDAVRRVMIEFKLPKRQVYAAALRLKASREGQA